In a single window of the Zea mays cultivar B73 chromosome 5, Zm-B73-REFERENCE-NAM-5.0, whole genome shotgun sequence genome:
- the LOC103626650 gene encoding early nodulin-like protein 2 produces MANSSNYGLGLACFFAIAAAVAGGTQFMVGGANGWSVPTAGAEPFNTWAERTRFQIGDSLVFVYPKDQDSVLLVEPADYNACDTSSYVRKFDDGDTVVTLDRSGPLFFISGVEANCRANEKLIVMVLAARSNGNGTGGGAQAPSTAPQPASPAASPPPASSTPPPPSSPAPKGASPPPASAPTTTPGTPPPPAPSASSPAPASSTPPPPSAPQAPPPPPASSASSPAPALTTPPPPSATANAPQAPPPPSASSPSPSAHGATASSTGTPSSPPAGAEVKNGAALTVATGLASSFGACILGYAMLAL; encoded by the exons ATGGCCAATTCAAGCAACTACGGCCTTGGGCTTGCTTGCTTCTTCGCCATTGCTGCTGCGGTCGCCGGCGGGACGCAGTTCATGGTCGGCGGCGCCAATGGCTGGAGCGTGCCCACCGCCGGCGCCGAGCCCTTCAACACTTGGGCGGAGAGGACGAGGTTTCAGATCGGAGACTCCCTAG TGTTCGTGTACCCCAAGGACCAGGACTCGGTGCTGCTGGTGGAGCCGGCGGACTACAACGCCTGCGACACGTCGTCGTACGTGAGGAAGTTCGACGACGGCGACACCGTGGTCACGCTCGACCGCTCCGGCCCGCTCTTCTTCATCAGCGGCGTCGAGGCCAACTGCCGCGCCAACGAGAAGCTCATCGTCATGGTCCTCGCCGCCCGCAGCAACGGCAACGGCaccggcggcggcgcgcaggcTCCGAGCACGGCGCCGCAGCCGGCGTCACCGGCGGCATCGCCCCCTCCCGCCAGCTCCACCCCGCCCCCGCCGTCGTCGCCCGCTCCCAAGGGCGCGTCGCCGCCCCCGGCCTCTGCTCCCACAACGACACCGGgtacgccgccgccccctgctccgAGCGCGTCGTCGCCTGCTCCGGCGTCGTCAACCCCACCGCCGCCATCTGCCCCGCAggcaccgccgccgccccctgcttcgAGCGCGTCGTCGCCTGCTCCGGCATTGACGACCCCGCCGCCGCCATCTGCCACGGCGAATGCCCCGCAGGCACCGCCGCCGCCCTCGGCGAGCTCTCCGTCTCCGAGCGcacatggagcaacggctagctcgACGGGCACGCCATCGTCGCCTCCCGCCGGCGCCGAGGTCAAGAACGGCGCCGCCCTCACGGTGGCCACGGGCTTGGCCAGCTCCTTCGGGGCCTGCATCCTTGGCTACGCCATGCTTGCTCTATGA